One Leclercia pneumoniae genomic region harbors:
- the ugpE gene encoding sn-glycerol-3-phosphate ABC transporter permease UgpE: MIENRRGLTIFSHTMLILGIVVILFPLYVAFVAATLDTKAVFDTPMTLIPGTHLLENMKTIWTQGVGVNSAPFWLMMLNSFIMAFGITVGKITVSMLSAFAIVWFRFPLRNLFFWMIFITLMLPVEVRIFPTVEVIANLGMLDSYAGLTLPLMASATATFLFRQFFMTLPDELIEAARIDGASPMRFFRDIVLPLSRTNLAALFVITFIYGWNQYLWPLLIIQDVNLGTAVAGIKGMIATGEGTTLWNQVMAAMLLTLIPPVVIVLAMQRAFVRGLVDSEK, encoded by the coding sequence ATGATTGAGAACCGTCGTGGGCTGACGATTTTCAGCCATACCATGTTGATTCTGGGGATCGTCGTTATTCTGTTCCCGCTGTACGTGGCCTTTGTGGCCGCCACGCTGGACACCAAAGCGGTGTTTGATACGCCAATGACGCTGATCCCCGGCACGCATCTGCTAGAAAACATGAAGACTATCTGGACGCAGGGCGTGGGCGTCAACAGTGCGCCGTTCTGGCTGATGATGCTCAACAGCTTCATCATGGCGTTTGGCATTACGGTGGGCAAAATCACCGTCTCGATGCTCTCGGCCTTCGCCATCGTCTGGTTCCGCTTTCCGCTGCGTAACCTCTTCTTCTGGATGATTTTCATCACCCTGATGCTACCGGTAGAAGTGCGTATCTTCCCGACGGTGGAGGTGATCGCTAACCTCGGCATGCTCGACAGCTACGCGGGCTTAACCCTGCCGCTGATGGCCTCGGCCACCGCCACCTTCCTGTTCCGTCAGTTCTTTATGACCCTGCCGGACGAGCTGATTGAAGCGGCGCGTATCGACGGTGCCTCGCCGATGCGCTTTTTCCGCGACATCGTGCTACCGCTCTCACGCACCAACCTCGCGGCGCTGTTTGTGATCACCTTTATCTACGGCTGGAACCAGTACCTGTGGCCGCTGTTGATTATTCAGGACGTCAACCTCGGCACGGCCGTGGCAGGCATCAAAGGCATGATCGCCACCGGCGAAGGCACCACCCTCTGGAACCAGGTGATGGCGGCGATGCTGCTCACCCTTATCCCACCCGTCGTCATAGTTTTAGCCATGCAGCGTGCATTTGTCCGCGGCCTGGTCGATAGCGAGAAATAA
- the ugpA gene encoding sn-glycerol-3-phosphate ABC transporter permease UgpA, with protein MSSSRPVFRSRWLPYLLVAPQLVITVIFFIWPAGEALWYSVQSVDPFGLSSQFVGLDNFAALWHDSYYLDAFWTTMKFSALVTVSGLLVSLFFAALVDYVVRGSRLYQTLMLLPYAVAPAVAAVLWIFLFNPGRGLITHFLAELGYDWNHAQNSGQAMFLVVFASVWKQISYNFLFFFAALQSIPRSLVEAAAIDGAGPVRRFFRLALPLIAPVSFFLLVVNLVYAFFDTFPVIDAATAGGPVQATTTLIYKIYREGFAGLDLSASAAQSVVLMFLVILLTVVQFRYVESKVRYQ; from the coding sequence ATGTCCTCATCCCGTCCGGTGTTCCGCTCCCGCTGGCTACCCTATCTGCTGGTCGCGCCGCAGCTGGTTATCACCGTTATCTTCTTTATCTGGCCTGCGGGCGAAGCGCTCTGGTACTCGGTACAAAGCGTCGATCCGTTCGGGCTCTCCAGCCAGTTTGTTGGCCTGGATAATTTCGCTGCCCTCTGGCACGACAGCTATTACCTCGACGCATTCTGGACAACGATGAAATTCAGCGCGCTGGTTACCGTCAGCGGCCTGCTCGTCTCGCTGTTCTTCGCCGCGCTGGTGGATTACGTGGTGCGCGGTAGCCGCCTCTATCAAACCCTGATGCTACTCCCCTACGCCGTGGCGCCTGCTGTGGCCGCCGTGCTGTGGATCTTCCTGTTTAATCCCGGGCGCGGGCTGATTACCCACTTCCTGGCAGAGCTCGGCTATGACTGGAACCATGCGCAGAACAGCGGTCAGGCGATGTTCCTGGTGGTCTTCGCCTCGGTGTGGAAGCAGATCAGCTACAACTTCCTGTTCTTCTTCGCCGCGCTGCAATCTATTCCGCGATCGCTGGTAGAAGCCGCGGCCATTGATGGTGCAGGCCCGGTACGCCGCTTCTTTCGTCTTGCCCTGCCGCTAATCGCGCCGGTGAGTTTCTTCCTGCTGGTGGTCAATCTGGTCTACGCCTTCTTCGACACCTTCCCGGTGATCGACGCCGCCACCGCAGGCGGCCCGGTACAGGCCACCACCACCCTGATTTATAAGATCTATCGCGAAGGCTTCGCCGGCCTGGATCTCTCGGCCTCCGCTGCACAGTCCGTCGTGCTCATGTTCCTCGTCATCCTCCTGACGGTGGTGCAGTTCCGCTATGTTGAAAGTAAGGTGCGCTACCAATGA